A stretch of Chroogloeocystis siderophila 5.2 s.c.1 DNA encodes these proteins:
- a CDS encoding P-II family nitrogen regulator — protein sequence MKKVEAIIRPFKLDEVKIALVNAGIVGMTVSEVRGFGRQKGQTERYRGSEYTVEFLQKLKVEIVVEDSQVDMVVDKVIAAARTGEIGDGKIFISPVEQVIRIRTGEKNLEAV from the coding sequence TTGAAAAAAGTTGAAGCAATTATCCGTCCTTTCAAACTCGATGAAGTCAAAATCGCGCTAGTTAACGCTGGTATCGTTGGGATGACAGTTTCTGAAGTTCGCGGCTTTGGACGGCAAAAAGGACAAACAGAACGTTATCGTGGCTCGGAATACACGGTAGAATTCTTGCAAAAACTTAAAGTTGAAATCGTTGTTGAGGATAGTCAAGTTGATATGGTGGTAGACAAAGTAATTGCTGCCGCCCGTACAGGGGAAATTGGAGATGGTAAAATCTTTATTTCACCTGTAGAGCAAGTGATTCGGATTCGTACCGGAGAAAAGAATCTAGAAGCAGTGTAA
- a CDS encoding 16S rRNA (uracil(1498)-N(3))-methyltransferase: MGQLQRLAIAPTQLHNEQILLANEQQHYLHRVLRLREGDHFIAMDGTGNSWLAVLSGNYAQILESIVVESELKVAVNLILALPKGNGFDEVVRCCTEIGVSCIMPVLSDRTLLQPSPQKLERWRRIAKEAAEQSERSLIPTILEPVPLHQALAAATSRQLYFCVARRNYPHLKTLLTATSTEITIAIGPEGGWTTPEIEGAIAAEFQLVSLGRRVLRAVTAPIVAMSLVSAAFDG; this comes from the coding sequence ATGGGGCAATTACAACGATTGGCGATCGCACCTACCCAGCTGCACAACGAGCAAATTTTGCTGGCAAACGAACAACAGCATTATCTTCATCGAGTGTTGCGGTTACGGGAAGGCGATCACTTTATTGCGATGGATGGTACAGGGAATTCGTGGCTAGCCGTCTTATCAGGAAACTATGCGCAAATTCTTGAGTCGATTGTTGTCGAATCTGAGTTAAAAGTTGCGGTCAATTTAATTTTGGCATTACCTAAAGGAAACGGCTTCGATGAAGTCGTCCGCTGCTGTACGGAAATTGGCGTCAGTTGTATTATGCCAGTATTGAGCGATCGCACTTTACTTCAACCAAGTCCGCAAAAATTAGAACGCTGGCGACGCATTGCCAAAGAAGCTGCTGAACAGTCTGAACGCAGTCTTATCCCAACTATATTAGAACCTGTTCCGTTACATCAAGCACTTGCAGCGGCAACTTCAAGGCAGTTGTATTTTTGTGTAGCGCGGCGTAACTATCCACATTTAAAAACCTTACTCACAGCGACTTCTACAGAAATTACGATTGCGATTGGTCCTGAAGGCGGATGGACAACGCCAGAAATCGAAGGCGCGATCGCGGCGGAATTTCAACTTGTTTCGCTAGGTCGTAGAGTCTTGCGTGCAGTGACTGCGCCGATTGTTGCGATGTCGTTAGTCTCAGCAGCCTTTGATGGGTAA
- a CDS encoding SDR family NAD(P)-dependent oxidoreductase: MATTVLITGASQGIGKATALLFARKGYDLVIAARQLEPLQAVAAEIQSLGRQAIAIPTDVRDPEQVKALVSKALDHYGTINVLVNNAGIYISGPVEEFSLEDWHQTLDTNLWGYIHTIHALLPHFLAQGTGTIINISSIGGKVPIPYLVPYTTSKYAVTGLTEALHSELKPKGIHVGGIYPSIIKSNFLERAILRGKDQKDAQRRLDQLNQVLSTPIIEKPEDVAEAVWEAVKHQREEIFVGSANVSKAAYGLFPGLMQLVFRRGLKQQKD; encoded by the coding sequence ATGGCGACTACAGTTTTAATTACGGGTGCTTCGCAAGGTATTGGCAAGGCAACAGCGCTATTGTTTGCTCGCAAAGGTTACGATTTAGTCATAGCAGCCAGACAACTAGAACCATTACAAGCCGTAGCGGCAGAAATTCAAAGTCTTGGTCGCCAGGCGATCGCAATTCCCACCGATGTCCGCGATCCAGAACAAGTCAAAGCCCTAGTGAGTAAAGCCCTAGATCATTACGGTACAATTAACGTACTTGTTAATAACGCAGGAATTTACATTTCTGGTCCTGTAGAAGAGTTCTCATTAGAAGATTGGCATCAAACGCTTGATACCAACTTGTGGGGATATATTCATACGATTCATGCATTGCTACCGCACTTTCTCGCGCAAGGAACTGGCACAATCATTAATATAAGTTCGATTGGTGGTAAAGTTCCTATTCCCTACCTTGTGCCATACACAACAAGTAAATATGCAGTTACGGGTTTAACAGAAGCGTTGCACTCAGAACTCAAGCCAAAAGGAATTCATGTAGGTGGAATTTATCCAAGCATTATCAAAAGCAACTTTTTAGAACGTGCAATCCTTCGTGGTAAAGATCAAAAAGACGCACAAAGACGCCTTGACCAGCTTAACCAAGTTCTAAGTACTCCCATCATTGAAAAACCAGAAGATGTTGCCGAAGCTGTGTGGGAAGCAGTGAAACATCAGCGTGAAGAAATATTCGTCGGTTCGGCGAATGTTTCCAAAGCTGCTTACGGGCTATTTCCTGGATTAATGCAGTTAGTTTTTCGTAGAGGGTTGAAGCAGCAAAAAGACTAG
- a CDS encoding bZIP transcription factor — MRSSTTPPPNSTSGRQYSPSVPLSVYKELVAQLQATEAKINLLSAENYALAKQNQQLRQEIETAVQSVIRLQQIVDGTPPYSPNYHVTRPASSSRSTQRRKKTVKPMTVPPKQTSTVGRLQTEQEDGKYRRRMSPTASEVNGWGLAIAILVIIVSAFGAGYLIVGPLRSNR; from the coding sequence ATGCGATCGAGTACAACCCCTCCCCCTAATTCCACCTCTGGAAGACAATACTCACCCTCGGTACCGCTTTCGGTATACAAGGAACTTGTTGCACAACTGCAAGCGACAGAAGCCAAAATCAACTTGCTGAGTGCGGAAAACTATGCATTAGCCAAACAAAATCAGCAACTTCGACAGGAAATCGAAACAGCGGTCCAGTCGGTTATCCGGCTGCAACAAATCGTTGATGGTACGCCACCTTATAGCCCTAATTATCATGTTACTCGACCTGCTTCGTCTTCGCGGTCAACGCAGCGCCGCAAAAAAACAGTCAAGCCGATGACTGTACCACCAAAGCAAACAAGTACGGTTGGGCGCTTACAGACAGAACAAGAAGATGGGAAATATCGCCGTCGCATGTCTCCAACCGCTTCAGAAGTCAATGGTTGGGGTTTGGCGATCGCAATCTTAGTCATTATCGTCTCGGCGTTTGGTGCAGGCTATCTTATTGTGGGACCACTGCGGTCTAATCGTTGA
- the crtW gene encoding beta-carotene ketolase CrtW yields the protein MSQFIATLQKNSQQKSTSVNTYQCLLMAILVIFCWAVSLAYLLSIDISNTPSVNFLPAILLQTFLYTGLFITAHDAMHGVVFPKNARVNNFIGSVAVGLYALFSYKKLLKTHWQHHQNPATDLDPDFHNGKQVNFFSWYFHFMKKYWSWWRLAGLIAMFYLGSYVLHLPEKNLTLFWIVPSILSSVQLFYFGTFLPHREPVGGYTNVHKAQSNPLPIFWSFITCYHFGYHREHHEYPNVPWWKLPEIYKKSQSL from the coding sequence ATGAGTCAATTTATAGCTACATTACAAAAGAACTCACAACAGAAAAGTACAAGCGTAAATACATATCAATGTTTATTAATGGCTATCTTAGTTATTTTCTGTTGGGCAGTAAGTTTAGCTTATCTCCTTTCTATAGATATTTCAAATACGCCCAGCGTCAATTTTCTACCTGCTATACTTTTGCAAACATTCTTGTATACAGGTTTGTTTATTACGGCACATGATGCTATGCATGGAGTCGTTTTTCCAAAGAATGCTAGAGTTAATAACTTCATTGGTTCAGTAGCAGTAGGACTATACGCACTTTTCTCATATAAAAAACTCCTAAAAACGCACTGGCAGCATCATCAAAACCCCGCTACTGATTTAGACCCAGACTTTCATAATGGTAAGCAAGTAAACTTTTTCAGCTGGTATTTCCACTTTATGAAAAAGTACTGGAGTTGGTGGAGGTTAGCAGGGTTAATTGCTATGTTTTATTTGGGAAGTTATGTATTACATTTACCTGAAAAGAATTTGACTTTATTTTGGATTGTTCCTTCTATTTTAAGTTCAGTACAGCTATTTTATTTTGGGACTTTCTTACCGCATCGAGAGCCAGTAGGTGGATATACAAATGTTCATAAAGCACAGAGTAATCCGTTGCCTATTTTTTGGTCATTCATTACTTGTTATCATTTCGGTTATCATCGAGAACATCATGAATATCCCAATGTTCCTTGGTGGAAACTACCAGAAATATACAAAAAAAGCCAAAGCTTATAA
- a CDS encoding polysaccharide biosynthesis protein, producing the protein MVRATSKSEIIRCIQELVPLGSPEPQDSQVLATLTKLTSDLIQAYQAEGQLQEDPFTDVWGRTIHLYESAVSSQVRGKVVLVTGGEGCVGSALVKKLIALGARQVVSVDKLRCASLYDHTPIKVQKQAIALYAADVRNYHALKYIFETEKPDIVFHLAAQRLPGLAEVQIRETVTTALCGTHHIIRLCEEYGVQQCIFSSTGKAARYFTAEVYAASKKLCEWQLAQAAQTGNVTYSMVRFTHMLNNSSVCQQISDKIQQGKIINIHAPHRYITAQNINEALHLLLNALVLSQPKKLKFLTVRNLGWPTETLEIALYKLLESGKHLPIYFQGLLPGYEEPCFLGQFDWSKPTETHLLINALENSQVEASGDMMLAELAYFSSEVLNKHLAIIQTLTDNLSLPEANIRYGLKTAVKEVTSSIFAQTPSQTLLKILKWGTNPKQLASEGASLECHQDIIELIVQGLYGRLMQKCLLSTYKNISEFETLIKLLTTLPSIQQEVTYLKAVSQQHCDDLTSTVNLSTFSFALCS; encoded by the coding sequence GTGGTTCGTGCTACCAGCAAATCAGAAATCATTCGATGCATCCAAGAGTTAGTTCCACTGGGTTCACCAGAACCACAAGATTCTCAAGTGTTGGCAACCTTAACAAAATTAACCTCAGATTTAATTCAAGCATACCAAGCAGAGGGACAACTTCAAGAAGATCCTTTTACTGACGTGTGGGGACGCACAATTCATTTATATGAATCCGCAGTTAGTAGTCAGGTGCGCGGCAAAGTTGTACTTGTCACAGGTGGAGAAGGTTGCGTGGGTAGTGCGTTAGTGAAAAAACTGATTGCGCTTGGTGCGCGACAAGTGGTCTCTGTCGATAAATTACGATGTGCTAGCCTATACGATCATACTCCAATCAAAGTACAAAAACAAGCGATCGCTTTATACGCCGCTGATGTCCGTAATTACCACGCGCTCAAGTATATATTTGAAACCGAAAAACCAGATATTGTTTTTCATCTAGCCGCCCAACGCCTTCCTGGATTAGCAGAAGTGCAAATTAGAGAAACCGTCACAACCGCGCTTTGTGGAACTCACCATATTATTCGACTTTGCGAAGAATACGGCGTACAGCAATGCATTTTCTCCTCAACAGGTAAAGCTGCGCGGTACTTCACCGCCGAAGTTTACGCCGCATCTAAAAAACTCTGCGAGTGGCAATTAGCACAAGCTGCACAAACGGGTAATGTCACTTACAGCATGGTGCGCTTTACGCATATGTTGAATAATAGTTCCGTATGTCAGCAAATATCAGACAAAATTCAGCAAGGCAAAATCATTAACATTCATGCACCTCATCGATACATAACAGCACAAAATATCAATGAAGCTTTGCATTTATTGCTTAATGCCCTTGTATTATCTCAGCCGAAAAAACTAAAATTTCTCACAGTCCGTAACTTAGGATGGCCTACTGAGACACTAGAAATTGCACTCTACAAACTTCTGGAATCAGGTAAACACCTACCAATCTATTTTCAAGGGCTGTTACCAGGTTATGAAGAACCTTGTTTTTTAGGACAATTTGATTGGAGTAAACCTACAGAAACACACTTATTGATTAATGCTTTAGAAAACTCGCAGGTAGAAGCATCGGGAGATATGATGCTTGCAGAACTTGCTTACTTCTCCAGTGAAGTACTAAATAAACATCTCGCAATCATCCAAACCTTGACAGATAACTTGAGCTTACCAGAAGCTAATATCAGATACGGGCTTAAAACAGCAGTTAAAGAAGTTACAAGTTCTATTTTTGCGCAAACACCCTCTCAAACGCTGCTCAAGATATTAAAATGGGGAACCAATCCGAAACAATTAGCGTCAGAAGGAGCATCGCTAGAGTGTCACCAGGATATTATTGAATTAATTGTTCAAGGATTATACGGCAGACTGATGCAGAAGTGTTTGCTAAGTACCTACAAAAATATTAGTGAATTTGAAACACTAATCAAACTGCTGACAACTCTTCCTTCAATACAACAAGAAGTTACGTATCTAAAAGCGGTGTCGCAACAACATTGCGATGACTTAACTTCGACAGTTAATCTTTCTACATTTAGTTTTGCTTTATGCTCTTAG
- a CDS encoding ArsR/SmtB family transcription factor gives MSSINTADSVLTNSTQDERLKCHPPHPVDVDSVNCLQHRVLNTEKAQRMAEFFSLLGDPNRLRILSLLAAQELCVCDLAAALDMSESAVSHQLRTLRTMRLVSYRKQGRNVFYNLQDSHVLNLYQSVTEHLDEIAD, from the coding sequence ATGTCATCAATCAATACTGCCGATTCAGTATTAACGAATTCTACCCAGGATGAAAGGCTTAAGTGTCATCCACCACATCCTGTTGATGTCGATAGCGTAAACTGTCTGCAACATCGAGTTCTCAATACTGAAAAAGCGCAGCGCATGGCAGAGTTTTTTAGCTTGCTAGGCGATCCTAACAGGTTGCGAATTTTGTCACTTTTAGCCGCACAAGAACTTTGCGTATGCGACTTGGCAGCGGCTTTAGACATGAGCGAATCAGCGGTTTCGCATCAATTACGTACGCTTAGAACAATGCGCTTAGTTAGCTACCGCAAGCAAGGGCGCAATGTTTTTTATAATCTTCAAGATAGCCATGTGCTGAATCTCTATCAATCCGTTACTGAACATCTCGATGAGATAGCAGACTAG
- the rdgB gene encoding RdgB/HAM1 family non-canonical purine NTP pyrophosphatase: MNALSVSQQPNLLVVATGNPGKLREMQAYLEDLGWELILKPESLEVEETGSTFVENACLKASTVAKATGQWAIADDSGLAVDALNGAPGVYSARYGQTDADRIQRVLNELAKAANRQAKFVCAIAIARPNGEIALQTQGICRGEILFTPRGSGGFGYDPIFYVPSHNMTFAEMPPEVKQQVSHRGQAFKALLPQLTQLRVERAV; this comes from the coding sequence ATGAATGCGTTATCTGTTAGTCAACAGCCAAACTTACTCGTAGTTGCTACAGGTAATCCAGGTAAGCTACGCGAGATGCAAGCTTATCTTGAAGATTTGGGGTGGGAACTGATTCTCAAGCCAGAATCGTTGGAAGTTGAGGAGACAGGGAGTACTTTTGTTGAGAATGCTTGTCTCAAAGCATCTACGGTAGCAAAAGCAACTGGTCAGTGGGCGATCGCCGATGATTCGGGTTTAGCCGTCGATGCTCTTAATGGCGCTCCTGGCGTGTATTCTGCGCGGTATGGTCAAACTGACGCTGACCGCATTCAACGCGTCTTAAACGAACTAGCAAAAGCAGCAAATCGCCAAGCAAAGTTTGTTTGTGCGATCGCGATCGCGCGTCCTAATGGTGAAATTGCGCTGCAAACGCAAGGAATTTGTCGCGGTGAAATCCTCTTTACCCCTCGCGGTAGCGGCGGCTTCGGCTACGATCCAATTTTCTATGTACCAAGCCACAACATGACTTTTGCTGAAATGCCTCCTGAAGTCAAACAGCAAGTCAGCCATCGCGGTCAAGCCTTTAAAGCACTACTTCCCCAACTCACACAACTTCGCGTTGAGCGAGCGGTATAG
- the thiD gene encoding bifunctional hydroxymethylpyrimidine kinase/phosphomethylpyrimidine kinase gives MTKPKIRVALTIAGSDSGGGAGIQADLRTFAFHCVHGTSAITCVTAQNTLGVTRVDALPAAAVIAQIQAVVEDIGIQAAKTGMLLNQEIITAVAQQVRKLEIQNLVVDPVMVSRTGAQLIDDAAVVSLRESLIPLATVVTPNKYEAQLLSGLEIHNIDDMRAAAGQIYQLGAKAVLVKGGGMAGNLRGVDVWFDGQHWETLTTMQVDTDNTHGTGCTLAAAIAAHLALGDNTLTAVRRAKEYVTTALQYALDIGNGQGPVGHFFPLLAVDGYSRGQN, from the coding sequence GTGACAAAACCGAAGATCCGTGTTGCTTTGACAATTGCTGGTTCCGATAGTGGTGGTGGCGCAGGAATTCAAGCAGATTTACGCACGTTTGCTTTTCATTGTGTTCATGGTACGAGTGCGATTACTTGCGTAACGGCACAAAACACACTAGGAGTGACGCGTGTTGACGCGCTACCAGCAGCGGCTGTGATTGCACAAATACAAGCCGTTGTTGAAGATATTGGAATTCAAGCTGCGAAAACAGGGATGTTGTTAAATCAAGAGATTATCACAGCCGTTGCCCAGCAAGTAAGGAAATTAGAAATTCAGAATTTGGTTGTCGATCCGGTGATGGTATCGCGTACAGGCGCGCAGTTAATTGACGATGCAGCAGTTGTCAGTTTGCGAGAAAGTTTAATTCCGTTAGCAACTGTTGTCACGCCAAACAAGTACGAAGCACAGTTGTTGAGTGGTTTAGAAATTCATAACATCGATGATATGCGGGCGGCGGCGGGGCAAATTTATCAACTCGGTGCTAAAGCAGTTCTGGTTAAAGGCGGCGGAATGGCAGGTAATCTGCGCGGTGTGGATGTGTGGTTTGATGGACAACACTGGGAAACTTTAACGACGATGCAGGTAGATACCGATAATACGCATGGTACGGGTTGCACTTTAGCAGCAGCGATCGCGGCTCATTTAGCGCTGGGAGATAATACTTTGACTGCTGTCCGCCGTGCGAAAGAGTATGTGACTACTGCGCTGCAATATGCTTTAGATATTGGTAATGGACAAGGACCTGTAGGACACTTTTTCCCGTTGTTAGCCGTAGATGGCTATAGTAGAGGTCAGAATTAA
- the sir gene encoding sulfite reductase, ferredoxin dependent gives MVNSSIPTPATKKPSKVEGIKERSNFLREPVATELLQDTTHFTEEAVQILKFHGSYQQDNRDNRVKGQEKDYQFMLRTKNPGGLVPPQLYLTLDKLAEEYGNQTLRATTRQGFQLHGILKKNLKNAIGAIIKNLGSTLAACGDVNRNVMAPPAPFKNRADYQYAWKYAQNIADLLTPQTGAYYEIWLDGEKAISAEEDPVVKEARQKNGTGTTFHEGEEPIYGTHYMPRKFKVCVTVPKDNSVDLFSQDLTLVVMMNDDELVGFNVYAGGGLGRTHNKEETFARLADPICYVDKEDVYDIVKAIVATQRDYGDRTDRRHARLKYLIHDWGVDKFRSMVEKYFGKPLQPFKALPEFQYEDFLGWHEQGDGKLFLGISVQNGRIMDDAKMQLRTALREIVQQFNLPMRLTPHHNVIFYEIEPEKRQAIKAILSRCQVEADPNAIKPLVRYAMACPALPTCGLATTESERIIPSVLDRIEALLQKLGLGNEHFVIRMTGCPNGCARPYMAELGFVGTGPEMYQIWLGGSANQTRLAQVYIEKMHLNNLEAEFEPVFVYFKQARQGTETFGDFCDRVGLASIREFAVNYTPQAVEETAQPAADEQIAVVESVPASNGKIRSRHRISIRDDVYDKLKIIGSREGKTLTAMVNEALETYLKDQSSEF, from the coding sequence ATGGTTAATTCTTCCATTCCCACACCCGCAACGAAAAAGCCTTCCAAGGTAGAAGGAATCAAAGAACGCAGTAATTTTCTCCGCGAACCTGTAGCGACAGAACTGCTACAGGATACAACGCATTTTACCGAAGAAGCGGTACAAATCTTAAAGTTTCATGGGTCATATCAGCAAGATAACCGCGACAATCGGGTCAAGGGACAGGAAAAAGATTACCAATTCATGCTGCGGACGAAAAACCCTGGGGGATTGGTACCGCCACAACTATATTTAACACTGGACAAGCTTGCAGAAGAATACGGCAATCAGACGTTACGTGCGACAACGCGACAAGGATTTCAGCTGCATGGGATTTTGAAGAAGAATCTCAAAAATGCGATCGGCGCCATTATTAAAAATCTAGGTTCGACGCTAGCAGCTTGCGGAGACGTGAACCGCAATGTTATGGCACCACCCGCACCGTTCAAGAATCGTGCAGATTATCAGTATGCGTGGAAGTATGCGCAGAATATCGCAGATTTGCTAACGCCGCAAACAGGCGCATACTACGAAATTTGGTTGGACGGGGAAAAAGCAATTAGTGCTGAGGAAGATCCCGTAGTCAAAGAAGCGCGGCAGAAAAATGGGACTGGAACAACGTTCCATGAAGGCGAGGAGCCAATTTATGGCACGCACTATATGCCGCGCAAGTTCAAAGTCTGCGTTACAGTTCCCAAAGATAACTCGGTAGATTTATTTTCCCAAGATCTGACGCTGGTAGTCATGATGAATGACGATGAACTAGTGGGATTTAATGTCTATGCGGGTGGTGGTTTGGGACGAACGCATAATAAAGAAGAAACGTTTGCTCGTTTAGCCGATCCGATTTGTTATGTAGACAAAGAAGATGTTTACGATATTGTTAAGGCGATTGTTGCGACACAAAGAGACTACGGCGATCGCACAGATCGACGTCACGCACGTTTGAAGTACTTGATTCACGATTGGGGTGTGGACAAGTTCCGCTCGATGGTGGAAAAATACTTTGGGAAGCCGTTACAACCCTTCAAAGCACTACCTGAGTTTCAATACGAAGATTTTCTAGGTTGGCACGAACAAGGAGACGGCAAGCTCTTTTTAGGAATCTCTGTGCAAAATGGGCGGATTATGGACGATGCCAAAATGCAGCTACGTACTGCTTTACGCGAGATCGTTCAACAGTTCAATTTACCGATGCGGCTAACACCGCACCACAACGTTATTTTCTACGAGATTGAACCCGAAAAACGGCAAGCGATTAAAGCGATTCTGAGTCGCTGTCAAGTAGAAGCCGATCCAAATGCGATTAAGCCTTTGGTGCGCTATGCGATGGCTTGTCCTGCATTACCAACGTGTGGCTTGGCAACAACCGAATCGGAACGCATCATTCCGAGTGTACTAGATCGCATCGAGGCATTGTTGCAGAAACTCGGTTTAGGCAACGAGCATTTCGTGATTCGGATGACAGGTTGTCCGAATGGATGTGCAAGACCATACATGGCAGAATTAGGCTTTGTCGGTACTGGTCCAGAAATGTACCAAATATGGTTGGGTGGTAGCGCGAACCAAACGCGCTTGGCACAAGTCTACATCGAAAAAATGCATCTCAACAACCTAGAGGCAGAATTTGAACCAGTATTTGTTTACTTCAAACAAGCGCGTCAAGGTACAGAAACCTTCGGCGATTTTTGCGATCGCGTTGGCTTAGCGTCAATTCGAGAATTTGCAGTAAACTATACCCCGCAAGCTGTTGAAGAAACCGCACAACCCGCCGCTGACGAGCAGATTGCTGTTGTTGAGAGTGTACCAGCAAGCAACGGTAAAATCAGATCGCGTCACCGCATTAGTATCCGCGATGATGTTTACGACAAGCTCAAAATCATTGGTAGCCGTGAGGGGAAAACTTTAACGGCGATGGTAAATGAAGCACTAGAAACTTACCTCAAAGATCAGTCATCCGAGTTTTAG
- a CDS encoding metal ABC transporter permease: MNTVEQLAVIASNDLWNLLQFPFMQRAIAGAMLMGILGGLLGSFVTLRQLSFFSHAVGHAALVGVTLGVLLQLNPTWMLLPFTLVFGLVVLYLIDQTDLASDSILSIVLSGALAIGVILSSLIQGYRGNLMSVLFGDILAINAIDLVLTLLVLVGSSIFLLLTLRQQILLTLNPAVAQVQGIPVQFYRYAFVVLLSFAVAIAIKAVGVLLVNAFLVIPAATAKLASDRFIRFLVMSVLIGASSSIVGMLVSGILNFASGPSIVLIQFLVFVAVFGWTKLKFKAA, from the coding sequence ATGAACACCGTAGAACAATTAGCGGTTATTGCAAGTAATGATTTATGGAATTTACTACAATTTCCGTTTATGCAGCGCGCGATCGCGGGTGCGATGTTAATGGGAATCCTTGGTGGTTTACTTGGTAGCTTTGTCACTTTGCGACAGCTATCTTTTTTTAGTCATGCAGTAGGTCATGCAGCGTTAGTTGGTGTGACTCTAGGCGTGTTGCTACAGCTAAACCCTACTTGGATGTTACTGCCTTTTACGTTAGTGTTTGGCTTGGTTGTCCTGTACTTAATCGACCAAACCGACTTAGCAAGCGATAGCATTTTGAGTATTGTTTTATCTGGTGCTTTGGCAATTGGTGTCATTCTTAGCAGCTTAATCCAAGGCTACCGAGGTAACTTAATGTCAGTTTTATTTGGAGATATTCTGGCAATTAACGCGATTGACTTGGTTTTGACACTGCTAGTACTCGTTGGTAGTAGCATTTTTCTTTTACTGACACTACGACAACAAATTTTGTTGACTCTTAACCCTGCTGTTGCCCAAGTACAGGGTATCCCAGTGCAATTTTATCGCTATGCCTTTGTTGTGCTGCTGTCTTTTGCGGTGGCGATCGCGATTAAAGCAGTTGGCGTTTTACTAGTCAATGCTTTTCTTGTCATTCCTGCGGCTACGGCTAAACTTGCAAGCGATCGCTTTATTCGTTTTTTAGTAATGTCTGTGCTAATTGGTGCTAGTAGCAGCATTGTGGGCATGCTTGTGTCGGGTATTTTGAATTTTGCCTCAGGTCCGAGCATCGTTCTTATCCAATTTTTAGTGTTTGTCGCTGTCTTTGGTTGGACAAAGTTAAAATTCAAAGCTGCTTAA
- a CDS encoding tetratricopeptide repeat protein, which produces MIEQIAAAMKCQNYRLAAQLVKQVLQKSPQNAWAQLYLGQLHEVSGKFVLAESVYRQLLQRTTNTKVLTQARQGLQRIEERLQQQRQQAIAASTADPQNTQIGILILEPIPQEIKTTAAQKFAQIMQLDPYTARLKLPTRGWKLYKSGKIGELRFLGENLRAAGIPCFWTTLAEIEKIRVFQVSYFQSTTPPTVVCHNEQSQQRSIAFDWSEVSQRVTAQLPIFEQVVDRDVRGKLQRKTQTQDYAQFCDLHLPERFCILRLCDRSYQFQQGCEMTHHLNNQTVRLNWNRLSNFFQQQIPQANVQDDFAPFADTVLDQSEMLGHLKSHINLFRRTETPWDPAFHLYSGLALIKAVSSY; this is translated from the coding sequence ATGATAGAGCAAATCGCTGCTGCAATGAAGTGCCAAAACTATCGTCTCGCAGCCCAATTAGTCAAACAAGTTCTGCAAAAATCACCCCAAAATGCTTGGGCGCAGCTTTACTTAGGGCAATTACACGAAGTTTCTGGGAAATTTGTGCTAGCAGAAAGCGTTTATCGTCAACTCTTACAGCGTACAACGAATACTAAAGTACTAACTCAAGCACGTCAAGGTTTGCAGCGCATTGAGGAAAGATTGCAACAACAAAGACAACAGGCGATCGCCGCTTCGACTGCTGATCCTCAAAATACACAAATCGGTATATTAATTTTAGAACCAATTCCACAAGAAATTAAAACGACAGCTGCCCAAAAATTTGCGCAAATCATGCAGCTAGATCCTTACACTGCGCGTCTCAAGTTACCAACACGCGGTTGGAAACTTTACAAAAGTGGCAAAATTGGCGAACTGCGTTTTTTGGGTGAGAATTTACGTGCGGCTGGAATTCCTTGTTTTTGGACAACCCTTGCAGAAATTGAGAAAATTCGGGTTTTTCAAGTCAGCTACTTTCAATCAACGACACCTCCGACTGTAGTGTGTCACAATGAGCAAAGTCAACAACGTTCAATAGCGTTTGATTGGTCAGAAGTGAGCCAGCGGGTGACGGCGCAATTACCGATTTTTGAGCAAGTCGTTGATCGTGATGTGCGTGGGAAACTACAGCGCAAAACGCAAACGCAAGATTATGCACAATTTTGCGATCTTCATCTTCCCGAAAGATTTTGTATTCTTCGGTTGTGCGATCGCAGCTATCAATTTCAACAAGGATGTGAGATGACACATCATCTCAACAATCAAACGGTCAGACTCAATTGGAATCGCCTCAGCAACTTCTTTCAACAGCAAATACCCCAAGCAAATGTCCAGGATGACTTTGCACCTTTTGCCGATACAGTCCTTGACCAAAGCGAAATGCTGGGACACCTCAAGTCTCATATCAATTTGTTCCGCAGAACCGAGACACCTTGGGACCCAGCATTTCATTTATATAGTGGACTAGCTTTGATTAAAGCTGTCAGCAGTTACTAG